A genomic stretch from Ureibacillus composti includes:
- a CDS encoding CbiX/SirB N-terminal domain-containing protein, with product MTTWNLQGMQKHLLICNGSTCMGAGAEEVTLAIRDEIAKQKLDEQIHTSRTRCNGRCRDKCIVISYPEGNWYSVPDGNVGRGIVTDSIADEHRIYTMGQNGLQQVNDHYGKGISKNKQRQRKDGKHTVKKAVLFVGHGSKLERGNEEVCEFISRTKALIDSSILVETCFLEFASPNIEEGIEICVEKGAQEIHVIPIILLHAGHSKLHIPAEVEHAREHFPHIEFTYGQTIGIHDLVFDILKTRLMEIGFDPEKSYEDTAILLIARGGSDPSANGDFYKISRLLWEKLNVPFVESAFMGVTTPSVDDGIERCIRLGAKKIIMLPYFLFTGILMERMNKMREKYVQLNPEVDIEIASYFGYHEKLQHILLERVEQAMNGTSTGMQDLENYREYAKEHGPVHHHHH from the coding sequence ATGACAACTTGGAATTTACAGGGTATGCAGAAGCATTTACTTATTTGTAACGGTAGTACCTGTATGGGTGCCGGTGCAGAAGAAGTGACATTAGCAATCCGCGATGAAATTGCAAAACAGAAATTAGATGAACAAATTCATACTTCTAGAACAAGATGTAATGGAAGATGTCGTGATAAATGTATCGTGATTTCTTACCCTGAAGGTAACTGGTATAGTGTACCCGATGGAAATGTGGGAAGGGGAATTGTAACGGATTCGATTGCCGATGAACATAGAATTTATACGATGGGTCAGAATGGCTTACAACAAGTAAATGATCATTATGGCAAGGGAATTTCCAAAAACAAACAGAGACAACGGAAAGATGGGAAACACACTGTGAAAAAAGCGGTTTTATTTGTCGGGCATGGCAGTAAGCTTGAAAGAGGAAATGAAGAAGTTTGTGAATTTATTTCAAGAACAAAAGCGTTAATAGATTCTTCTATTCTAGTTGAAACATGTTTTTTAGAATTCGCGTCCCCAAATATTGAAGAGGGAATTGAGATTTGTGTAGAAAAAGGTGCTCAAGAAATTCACGTAATTCCGATAATTTTACTCCATGCAGGGCATTCAAAATTACATATTCCTGCTGAAGTCGAACATGCAAGAGAACATTTTCCACACATTGAGTTTACATATGGCCAAACGATAGGGATACATGATCTAGTATTTGATATATTAAAAACGAGATTAATGGAAATTGGCTTTGATCCAGAAAAGTCATATGAAGATACAGCGATATTATTAATTGCACGAGGTGGAAGTGATCCTAGTGCCAATGGGGATTTTTATAAAATTTCTCGTCTATTATGGGAAAAACTTAATGTTCCATTTGTAGAAAGTGCCTTTATGGGGGTAACAACTCCATCTGTTGATGATGGCATCGAACGTTGTATTAGATTAGGGGCCAAAAAAATAATTATGTTACCGTATTTCTTATTTACAGGTATTTTAATGGAGCGAATGAATAAAATGCGTGAAAAATATGTTCAATTGAACCCAGAAGTGGATATAGAAATAGCTAGCTATTTTGGTTACCACGAAAAACTTCAACATATTTTACTAGAACGTGTTGAGCAAGCTATGAACGGTACATCAACTGGTATGCAAGATTTAGAAAACTACCGTGAATATGCAAAAGAACATGGTCCTGTACACCACCATCATCATTAA
- a CDS encoding bifunctional precorrin-2 dehydrogenase/sirohydrochlorin ferrochelatase encodes MNFFPIMLDVDYKKVVIVGGGHVARQKLQSLLPTKAQIIIVSPSITDEIASYVEQGKVTWKNKQFEASDLDNASLIFAVTDQEEVNDAVEQAAQHWQLLSRADAKGRVDFINPAVVRRGDLVLTVSTSGASPGLTRKLKDELAEHYDDTYIDYIEFLKKARREIIQTIQDKHSKRDALASLLDPQLEEWAKEQKWDKCNAYVQKLVTGAQPI; translated from the coding sequence ATGAACTTTTTTCCAATCATGTTAGATGTTGATTATAAAAAAGTGGTGATTGTTGGTGGTGGTCATGTGGCAAGACAAAAATTACAATCCTTACTTCCAACAAAAGCACAAATCATCATTGTCAGTCCATCGATTACGGACGAAATAGCAAGCTATGTTGAACAAGGAAAAGTAACGTGGAAGAATAAACAGTTCGAGGCAAGTGATCTAGATAATGCATCTTTAATTTTTGCGGTAACTGATCAAGAAGAGGTAAATGATGCAGTCGAGCAAGCAGCCCAACATTGGCAATTACTTAGTCGGGCAGATGCAAAAGGGCGAGTGGACTTTATTAATCCGGCTGTTGTTAGAAGAGGTGATCTTGTCTTAACAGTTTCTACCTCTGGTGCTAGTCCCGGTTTAACTCGTAAATTAAAAGATGAATTAGCGGAGCACTATGATGACACGTACATTGACTATATAGAATTTTTAAAGAAAGCAAGAAGAGAAATTATTCAAACAATTCAAGACAAACATAGTAAACGAGACGCGCTTGCTTCACTTTTAGACCCCCAATTAGAAGAATGGGCAAAAGAACAGAAATGGGACAAGTGTAATGCGTATGTTCAGAAATTAGTAACAGGAGCACAACCGATATGA
- a CDS encoding cobyrinate a,c-diamide synthase encodes MMGNRFVIAGTGSGVGKTTLTVGLMKALMNNGLRVQGFKCGPDYIDPTYHTAVTNRTSRNIDSWMLSHDVVRTIVSRASEQADVAIIEGVMGFYDGKSPLSDEGSTAEISRITSSPVILVVNAASMARSVAAIVKGFQTLSPDVNIVGVIANQLGSKSHYDIVKAAIEQECHVPVIGYLLKGAVPPLPSRHLGLVPAIERGDLDQYFEELAQAIEETVDLDLLLSLTEAPVLEQTSTIFEQHKNVEVHLAIAKDEAFNFYYPENLELLQAHGAVLHYFSPLRNEPVPEIAQGLYIGGGFPEEFAEQLAKNEQTKESIRQVIADGIPTLAECGGFMYCTEAIERRDGQQFNMLGIIPGKVVMQDKLAALGYREITGVDGNFFINADQQAKGHEFHYSTYQGEHDYPAYFSKGRFRAQQEGYLHKNLVAGYTHFHFASNPKIIKNWLQACLEGIK; translated from the coding sequence ATGATGGGAAACCGTTTTGTAATTGCAGGGACAGGTAGCGGTGTTGGAAAAACGACGTTAACTGTTGGGTTAATGAAAGCATTAATGAATAATGGATTACGTGTGCAAGGATTTAAATGTGGACCAGATTATATCGATCCGACCTACCATACAGCAGTAACGAATAGAACTTCTCGAAATATTGATAGTTGGATGTTATCCCATGATGTGGTGCGAACAATCGTTAGTCGTGCAAGCGAACAAGCAGATGTTGCGATTATTGAAGGGGTAATGGGCTTTTATGACGGGAAAAGTCCACTGAGCGATGAAGGTTCCACAGCTGAAATTAGCCGCATTACATCAAGTCCAGTCATTTTAGTTGTTAATGCAGCGAGTATGGCGAGAAGTGTAGCTGCAATTGTGAAAGGATTTCAAACTTTATCACCAGATGTCAACATCGTAGGGGTAATTGCTAACCAATTAGGAAGTAAAAGTCACTATGACATTGTAAAAGCTGCGATTGAACAAGAATGTCATGTGCCAGTGATTGGCTACTTACTAAAAGGAGCAGTTCCACCTTTACCAAGCCGTCATTTAGGATTAGTTCCAGCAATTGAAAGAGGCGATTTAGATCAATATTTTGAAGAACTTGCACAAGCAATTGAAGAGACAGTTGATTTAGATTTGTTACTTTCTTTAACAGAGGCCCCAGTTTTAGAGCAAACTTCTACTATTTTCGAACAACACAAAAATGTAGAAGTACATCTGGCTATTGCTAAGGATGAAGCATTCAACTTCTATTATCCAGAAAATTTAGAGTTATTGCAGGCGCATGGTGCAGTATTGCACTATTTCTCTCCTTTGCGAAATGAACCCGTTCCAGAGATTGCACAAGGTTTATATATCGGTGGAGGCTTCCCAGAGGAGTTTGCGGAACAACTCGCTAAAAATGAACAAACAAAGGAATCAATACGCCAAGTAATTGCAGATGGTATACCAACTTTAGCTGAGTGCGGAGGCTTTATGTATTGTACAGAAGCCATTGAAAGAAGAGATGGCCAACAATTCAATATGCTAGGGATTATCCCTGGGAAAGTTGTGATGCAAGATAAATTAGCTGCCTTAGGATACCGTGAAATCACAGGTGTTGATGGGAATTTCTTCATTAATGCCGACCAACAAGCAAAAGGACATGAATTCCACTATTCAACTTATCAAGGAGAGCATGATTATCCTGCTTACTTTTCAAAAGGTCGTTTCCGAGCGCAGCAAGAAGGTTATTTACACAAAAATTTAGTTGCAGGCTATACACATTTTCATTTTGCATCAAATCCTAAAATAATTAAAAACTGGTTACAAGCTTGTTTGGAGGGAATAAAATGA
- a CDS encoding methyltransferase domain-containing protein encodes MKGPLVVDFEALWQEGMHDWHGKMPDRMKDDALEEAFWRQSIAKKIIRQTDEHAKPIFEAIQHYISPEDEVLEIGPGWGNYTFPLQAFAKKVTCVDSSEAVLNYLKMCFQDVQNVDYVQAKWEQADVQSHDIVLGVNCFYRMYYMVDTLKKMNALAKKRAIIGMTTGPIQPHYEVLHRQFGYDIKYPRRDYIQIVNMLYQLGIFADCQMLELERTYNYATKEQLISAQSKKILNEQFDPQHVEESLKPFIKVDTKGYHYTHTFYAAIISWKPVKEVRANDNLEFTGYAEAFTYL; translated from the coding sequence ATGAAAGGTCCGTTAGTAGTTGATTTTGAAGCTTTATGGCAAGAAGGAATGCATGATTGGCATGGAAAAATGCCAGATCGAATGAAGGATGATGCTTTAGAAGAAGCCTTTTGGCGACAATCCATAGCCAAGAAAATCATCCGTCAAACAGATGAACATGCAAAGCCTATTTTTGAAGCCATCCAGCATTACATTTCTCCAGAAGATGAAGTGCTAGAAATTGGCCCTGGTTGGGGAAATTATACGTTTCCTTTACAAGCATTTGCTAAAAAAGTAACATGCGTGGATAGCTCGGAGGCGGTACTAAATTATTTAAAAATGTGTTTCCAAGATGTACAAAATGTCGACTATGTCCAGGCAAAGTGGGAACAAGCAGATGTACAATCCCATGACATTGTCCTAGGTGTTAATTGTTTTTATCGCATGTATTATATGGTGGATACGTTAAAAAAGATGAATGCACTTGCCAAAAAGCGAGCGATTATTGGCATGACGACAGGACCAATACAACCGCATTATGAAGTGTTACATAGGCAGTTTGGTTATGACATTAAATACCCTCGCAGAGACTACATTCAAATTGTAAATATGCTTTATCAGCTTGGAATTTTCGCTGATTGTCAGATGCTTGAATTAGAGCGTACGTATAATTATGCAACAAAAGAACAATTAATCTCAGCACAAAGCAAAAAAATATTAAATGAACAATTCGACCCGCAACATGTAGAAGAATCTTTAAAGCCGTTTATAAAGGTTGATACGAAAGGCTATCATTATACGCATACTTTTTATGCAGCAATTATATCTTGGAAACCTGTGAAGGAGGTACGAGCCAATGACAACTTGGAATTTACAGGGTATGCAGAAGCATTTACTTATTTGTAA
- a CDS encoding CaiB/BaiF CoA-transferase family protein, which translates to MSGPLSGLKVLDIATVYAAPFAAALLGDYGAEVIKVEIPGRGDPVRGFQPMKLDESIPWATVSRNKKTITLDLRKEKGQAIFLKLLAEQDVLFENFRPGTLEKWGITMERIREANPNLVIVRVSGYGQTGPKRELAGFGTSATAFSGYTYITGEPDRPPLSPPISLVDYVTGLFAMIGAIVALYHRDVYNGEGQEVDVSLYESMFRLMDILVASYDQLGIIMERQGSDNSIAVPVGIFQTLDKKWMVLTTSTDRTFYRLAKIMDREDMITNPKYSTNKSRVENRTEVMRLVEEWIAKYTAKDLQKLCDENGVPISPVYSIEDIMNDPQYQSRQSIIDVEHATLGKVKLSGVTPKFSKTPGTVKKTGATLGEHNLEVYTQLGLSREEIENLKMEGII; encoded by the coding sequence ATGTCAGGACCACTTTCAGGCTTAAAAGTCCTGGATATTGCAACGGTCTATGCAGCGCCATTTGCAGCTGCTTTATTAGGAGATTACGGAGCAGAAGTAATAAAGGTAGAGATTCCTGGAAGGGGAGATCCGGTTCGTGGATTTCAGCCAATGAAACTGGATGAATCGATTCCTTGGGCAACTGTGTCGAGAAATAAGAAAACCATTACGCTTGACCTAAGGAAAGAAAAAGGACAAGCAATATTTTTAAAGTTATTAGCAGAACAAGATGTATTATTCGAAAATTTCCGCCCGGGTACCCTTGAAAAATGGGGTATTACAATGGAACGAATTCGAGAGGCAAACCCCAATCTCGTGATAGTCCGTGTCAGCGGTTATGGCCAAACAGGTCCGAAGCGTGAATTGGCTGGATTTGGGACTTCAGCCACAGCGTTCAGCGGCTATACCTATATAACAGGTGAACCCGATCGACCGCCATTATCACCGCCGATTTCTCTTGTGGACTATGTAACAGGCTTGTTTGCAATGATAGGCGCCATTGTAGCTCTTTATCACCGGGATGTCTATAACGGGGAAGGACAAGAGGTAGATGTTTCCCTCTATGAGTCGATGTTTCGGTTGATGGATATTCTCGTTGCTTCCTATGACCAGCTAGGCATCATTATGGAAAGACAAGGTAGTGATAATAGTATTGCTGTACCTGTTGGAATCTTTCAAACACTCGATAAGAAGTGGATGGTTCTAACGACAAGTACAGACCGTACCTTCTATCGACTAGCAAAAATAATGGACCGAGAAGACATGATTACCAATCCGAAATACTCAACAAACAAATCCAGAGTGGAAAACCGAACAGAAGTAATGAGATTAGTTGAAGAATGGATTGCTAAATATACGGCAAAAGATTTACAAAAGCTTTGTGATGAAAATGGGGTTCCGATTTCACCCGTCTATTCGATTGAAGACATCATGAACGACCCTCAGTATCAATCACGTCAATCAATTATTGATGTGGAACATGCGACCCTTGGAAAAGTTAAGCTTTCTGGAGTTACACCGAAATTTTCAAAAACACCAGGCACTGTGAAAAAAACTGGTGCAACACTCGGAGAACATAATCTAGAAGTATATACACAACTAGGGTTATCTCGCGAAGAGATTGAAAACTTAAAAATGGAGGGAATAATATGA
- a CDS encoding cobalamin biosynthesis protein yields the protein MIELQEGVIPEVEVKKPYALVAITKHGVQKARQMQRDFPHVDVYYMEKFQHGDEQARGIQLFRGTVRLLLPALFKQYKGLILIISLGAVVRMIAPILVDKKTDPAVLVIDDKAEHVISVLSGHIGGANALTHEVANAIGAKAIITTASDVQKTIPVDLFGARFGWIWESDEKLTPVSASVVNEEHVAIVQETGESNWWMHDTPIPSTLKQYETIQQALEAKPNAALIITDRILDIEEEDILQNGVIYRPKSIVLGMGCNRGTSLEEIEAVIDETLAELKLSKKSVKALVTIDLKKDEQGFLDVTNRYGWEFVTYTPTQLNEMPLPNPSETVFKYTGAYGVSEPAAMRYANHQELVLQKKKSGNVTISVAKLHFS from the coding sequence ATGATTGAGTTACAAGAAGGTGTCATCCCTGAAGTTGAAGTGAAAAAGCCTTATGCATTAGTAGCCATTACAAAGCATGGCGTTCAAAAAGCACGTCAAATGCAACGAGATTTCCCTCATGTGGATGTATATTATATGGAAAAATTTCAACACGGCGATGAACAGGCGAGAGGTATTCAATTATTTAGAGGGACAGTTCGTTTATTATTACCTGCTTTATTTAAACAATATAAAGGCCTCATTTTAATCATTTCATTAGGTGCTGTTGTAAGAATGATTGCTCCTATTTTAGTAGATAAAAAGACAGACCCTGCAGTTTTGGTCATTGACGATAAAGCGGAACATGTGATTAGCGTTTTGTCGGGACATATAGGTGGTGCGAATGCCTTAACTCATGAAGTAGCCAATGCCATTGGTGCAAAGGCAATTATTACAACCGCGTCAGATGTTCAAAAAACAATTCCTGTCGATTTGTTCGGTGCCCGCTTTGGGTGGATTTGGGAAAGTGATGAAAAGTTAACTCCAGTAAGTGCTTCTGTCGTCAATGAGGAACATGTTGCCATTGTACAAGAAACTGGAGAATCCAATTGGTGGATGCACGATACACCAATTCCTTCCACTTTAAAACAATATGAAACAATTCAACAAGCATTAGAGGCAAAACCAAATGCAGCATTAATCATCACTGACCGAATATTAGATATAGAAGAGGAAGACATTTTGCAAAATGGGGTTATCTATCGACCGAAATCCATCGTCCTTGGAATGGGTTGTAATAGAGGAACATCTCTTGAAGAAATCGAAGCAGTAATAGATGAAACGTTAGCCGAATTAAAATTATCGAAAAAAAGTGTAAAAGCCTTAGTAACCATCGATTTAAAAAAGGATGAACAAGGTTTTCTTGATGTAACGAATCGTTATGGTTGGGAGTTTGTAACATATACACCCACCCAACTAAATGAAATGCCTTTACCAAATCCATCAGAAACAGTGTTTAAATATACAGGTGCATATGGCGTCAGTGAACCAGCTGCGATGAGATATGCCAATCATCAAGAATTAGTATTACAGAAAAAGAAAAGTGGCAATGTCACGATTTCTGTAGCGAAATTGCACTTTAGTTAG
- the cobA gene encoding uroporphyrinogen-III C-methyltransferase, which yields MTGKVYLVGAGPGDPKLITVYGVECIRKADVIAYDRLVNKELLNYAKETAQLVYCGKEPGKHGLIQDEIHELLVNEASMGKIVVRLKGGDPFVFGRGAEEAAILREANISYEVVPGITAGIAAPAYAGIPVTHRDYATSFAIVTGHGRAEKGNDFLHWEALANGIDTLAFYMSVGNIGHITKQLIVHGRDPNTPVAVIERGTTENQRTITSTLANIAEKIRQEVIVNPALIVVGEVVNVREKIAWFDQMEESVR from the coding sequence ATGACAGGTAAGGTTTATTTAGTAGGAGCTGGTCCAGGAGATCCAAAGTTAATTACAGTTTATGGGGTCGAATGTATTCGAAAGGCTGATGTGATTGCGTATGACCGATTAGTAAATAAGGAGCTATTAAACTATGCGAAGGAAACAGCCCAGCTTGTGTATTGTGGCAAAGAGCCTGGGAAGCATGGACTCATTCAAGATGAAATCCATGAATTGTTAGTAAATGAAGCTTCTATGGGGAAAATTGTAGTTCGACTAAAAGGGGGAGACCCTTTTGTTTTTGGTCGTGGTGCAGAAGAAGCGGCGATTTTGCGAGAAGCGAATATTTCTTATGAAGTTGTACCTGGTATTACAGCCGGCATTGCAGCACCAGCCTATGCAGGCATTCCGGTAACACACCGTGATTATGCAACAAGCTTTGCCATCGTAACAGGCCACGGTCGAGCTGAAAAAGGAAATGACTTTTTGCATTGGGAAGCACTCGCTAACGGGATTGATACGTTAGCATTTTATATGAGTGTTGGAAATATTGGACATATTACAAAGCAACTTATTGTACACGGAAGAGATCCAAATACGCCTGTAGCTGTCATTGAGCGAGGAACTACAGAGAATCAGCGGACAATTACATCTACTCTAGCAAACATAGCCGAAAAAATTCGACAAGAAGTAATCGTTAATCCCGCACTAATAGTAGTTGGGGAAGTAGTGAATGTAAGAGAGAAAATCGCATGGTTTGACCAAATGGAGGAATCAGTACGATGA
- a CDS encoding M28 family peptidase, translating to MRKRTLSILLAASLTLGATATSAAPLTPVAKAGNLQSDQAFDNKIVKRIKVDNIYNHIAELSKNPRVAGTQGEYEAVEYIKRQFESYGYETEIQPFDIFSYTAPSLIELNVDGNILTSSDFTYGVNGEVTSELVYAGLGSSDDFEGKDVSGKIALIERGSYNFVTKILNAKAAGASAVIIYNNADGVINGTLGEPNDYVPAVAITKEQGVALKERLEQGETVNVSLKVEGAKTNKATSHNVVATKKATQKSTDQLVLVGAHHDSVDGAPGANDDASGTATVLELARVFANAPTDTDLRFVTFGAEENGLLGSYEFVDRMTEEDYDRTVGMFQMDMVGSKDAGPLIVYTNDGEKNIVTDLAAAAGARLSKTGEATPYGMEGRSDHVPFAEIGLPAALFIHAPVEPWYHSPEDTLDKISKEKLEEVSTIVGAAVYQVARPDTPALTNAKVAPKEVDYAFEERELE from the coding sequence ATGAGAAAAAGAACATTATCGATTTTACTTGCAGCTAGCCTTACATTAGGCGCAACAGCTACATCGGCAGCACCGTTAACACCAGTAGCAAAAGCAGGAAATCTACAATCTGATCAAGCATTTGATAATAAAATTGTAAAACGCATTAAAGTAGATAACATTTATAACCATATTGCCGAACTATCAAAGAATCCGCGTGTTGCTGGAACACAGGGTGAGTATGAAGCGGTGGAATATATTAAACGTCAGTTTGAATCTTATGGCTATGAAACGGAAATACAGCCATTTGATATTTTTAGTTATACTGCACCGAGTTTAATAGAATTAAATGTTGATGGTAATATTCTTACATCAAGTGACTTTACTTATGGTGTTAATGGGGAGGTCACTAGTGAACTCGTTTACGCTGGTTTAGGTTCATCTGATGATTTTGAAGGGAAAGATGTAAGTGGAAAGATTGCTTTAATTGAACGTGGTTCCTATAACTTCGTAACGAAAATTTTGAATGCTAAGGCTGCGGGAGCTTCAGCCGTCATTATTTATAACAATGCGGATGGAGTAATTAATGGGACACTTGGTGAACCAAATGATTACGTTCCAGCTGTTGCCATTACAAAGGAACAGGGTGTAGCTTTAAAGGAACGTCTGGAACAAGGTGAGACAGTAAATGTTTCGTTAAAAGTAGAAGGAGCTAAAACAAATAAGGCAACTTCTCATAACGTAGTTGCTACGAAAAAAGCGACTCAAAAATCTACGGACCAATTAGTACTTGTGGGTGCCCATCATGATTCGGTTGACGGAGCACCGGGAGCAAATGACGACGCTTCTGGTACAGCAACGGTACTTGAGTTAGCCCGTGTATTTGCAAATGCACCAACGGATACAGATCTTCGTTTCGTCACTTTTGGAGCTGAAGAAAATGGCTTATTAGGATCATATGAATTTGTGGATAGAATGACTGAGGAGGATTATGATCGTACAGTCGGCATGTTCCAAATGGATATGGTGGGAAGTAAAGATGCTGGGCCATTAATTGTGTATACGAATGATGGTGAGAAAAATATCGTAACAGATCTAGCAGCAGCAGCGGGTGCACGATTATCTAAGACTGGAGAAGCGACTCCATATGGTATGGAAGGACGAAGTGATCATGTTCCATTTGCAGAAATAGGACTTCCTGCGGCATTGTTTATCCACGCGCCAGTTGAACCATGGTATCATTCACCAGAGGATACTCTAGACAAAATTAGCAAAGAAAAGTTGGAGGAAGTATCTACTATTGTAGGTGCTGCAGTTTATCAAGTGGCTCGCCCGGACACACCGGCATTAACAAATGCAAAAGTTGCACCAAAAGAAGTAGATTATGCATTTGAGGAAAGAGAACTAGAATAA
- a CDS encoding CaiB/BaiF CoA-transferase family protein has protein sequence MRKILQKKLPLEGVKVLEMGSLIAGPFSTRILADFGAEVIKIELPKSGDQIRNWRVLHEGTSLWWYVQSRNKKTISLDCRTKEGLEITKKLLQECDVLVENFRPGTLAKWGLSDEVLKEVNPKLIISHISGYGQDGPYKDRAGFGAIGEAMGGLRYLTGYPDLPPTRVGISIGDSVASLYSVIGILMALYHRDVQDGEGQSIDVSLYESIFSLMESMLPEYDAAGVKRERTGSSMPGIAPSNIYKSKDGKYVVIAGNGDNIFKRLLKVIGRDDLVGDERYATNEKRAANVEFIDEIIQDWTTQHSLTDCVDILNDNGIPAGAIYSIEDIVVDPQYQARNMIVEAPHPELGTLKVPGIIPKLSKTPGEIKWLGAKEIGAFNDEVLKEIGLTDEQIQQLVDKGII, from the coding sequence ATGAGGAAAATATTACAGAAAAAATTACCTCTAGAGGGCGTTAAAGTTCTCGAAATGGGCTCTTTAATTGCAGGCCCCTTTTCTACTAGAATACTAGCTGATTTTGGGGCAGAAGTTATAAAGATCGAACTACCAAAAAGCGGAGATCAAATTCGAAATTGGCGAGTCCTTCATGAAGGCACTTCATTATGGTGGTATGTTCAATCCCGAAATAAAAAAACCATCTCTTTAGATTGCCGTACTAAAGAAGGTTTAGAGATCACGAAAAAGCTACTTCAAGAATGTGATGTATTAGTTGAAAATTTCCGCCCAGGGACTCTAGCGAAATGGGGTCTTTCGGATGAAGTATTAAAGGAAGTTAATCCTAAGCTTATTATCAGTCATATTTCAGGATATGGCCAAGATGGACCTTATAAAGATCGCGCCGGGTTTGGAGCGATTGGGGAAGCAATGGGGGGGTTACGTTACTTAACAGGCTATCCAGATCTTCCACCTACAAGAGTTGGTATTAGTATTGGGGATTCAGTAGCTTCCCTTTATTCGGTTATAGGCATATTAATGGCACTGTATCACCGAGATGTACAAGACGGTGAAGGACAGAGTATTGATGTTTCATTATATGAATCTATTTTTAGTTTAATGGAAAGCATGTTACCTGAATATGACGCTGCTGGAGTAAAACGAGAAAGAACCGGTTCCTCTATGCCGGGAATCGCACCTTCTAATATTTACAAATCAAAAGATGGTAAATATGTGGTGATCGCCGGAAATGGGGACAATATTTTTAAGCGTCTACTAAAAGTGATCGGCCGAGATGACTTAGTTGGTGATGAGCGATATGCAACAAATGAAAAAAGAGCAGCAAATGTTGAATTTATCGATGAGATTATACAAGACTGGACAACACAGCATTCATTAACAGATTGTGTAGATATTTTAAATGACAACGGAATTCCTGCTGGGGCAATTTATAGTATTGAAGATATTGTAGTAGATCCACAATATCAAGCTCGTAATATGATCGTAGAAGCACCACACCCAGAGCTGGGCACCTTAAAAGTACCTGGAATCATTCCAAAATTAAGTAAAACACCAGGTGAAATCAAGTGGCTCGGTGCAAAAGAAATTGGTGCGTTTAACGATGAAGTCCTTAAAGAGATTGGACTAACAGATGAGCAAATCCAACAGTTAGTTGATAAAGGGATTATCTAG
- a CDS encoding nitroreductase, translating to MTIYEALKQRRAIRQYKKTPVEKNIIEKLLEVATFAPNDRNREPWHFYVLQGEALNKYEEVATDYLTERFPTKPNLIESSLKVIQTTPLVIVVTSEKVENDEAATKDNVFAVCSAIMSMWLMAEELGLGFVWRTRGVGLVHDDRLHSFIGASSNEQVVGTLFIGYPEEEDLKEKKRTSFQEKTTWL from the coding sequence ATGACAATCTATGAAGCGTTAAAACAACGTCGTGCAATACGACAGTATAAAAAAACACCTGTAGAAAAAAACATCATTGAAAAACTATTGGAAGTAGCAACATTTGCTCCAAATGACCGCAATCGTGAACCGTGGCATTTTTATGTGCTACAAGGCGAGGCGTTAAATAAATACGAAGAAGTCGCAACTGATTATTTAACAGAGCGCTTTCCCACAAAACCAAATTTAATTGAAAGTTCATTAAAGGTGATTCAAACAACACCACTTGTGATCGTAGTTACATCTGAAAAAGTAGAGAATGATGAAGCAGCGACAAAAGATAATGTATTTGCTGTATGTAGTGCGATTATGTCTATGTGGTTGATGGCAGAAGAATTGGGCCTTGGTTTTGTGTGGCGAACAAGAGGTGTTGGTCTCGTTCACGATGACAGATTGCATTCGTTTATTGGAGCAAGCTCAAATGAGCAAGTAGTAGGAACTCTCTTTATTGGTTATCCGGAAGAAGAGGATTTAAAGGAGAAGAAACGTACTTCATTTCAAGAAAAAACAACTTGGCTTTAG